In a single window of the Tigriopus californicus strain San Diego chromosome 2, Tcal_SD_v2.1, whole genome shotgun sequence genome:
- the LOC131893071 gene encoding uncharacterized protein LOC131893071, with translation MVVKSNSAPSSPSTPESADPLRGIPRDGKVHKNKETNVEFGRLKDLVPAISRKQHVSKLDVILEAIRYIDQLQDQLLDQIQDNKISISAAAFLTDKENKNAPLLQSLKRDCQPRKRNKSG, from the coding sequence ATGGTGGTTAAGTCCAACTCAGCCCCTTCGTCGCCGTCGACTCCGGAATCAGCAGATCCACTCCGAGGGATTCCTCGTGATGGAAAGGTCCACAAGAATAAAGAGACCAACGTGGAGTTCGGCCGACTGAAGGATCTCGTTCCCGCCATCTCGCGGAAGCAGCATGTGTCAAAGCTGGATGTGATCCTCGAGGCCATTCGGTACATCGACCAGCTCCAAGACCAACTCCTGGACCAGATCCAGGACAACAAGATCAGCATATCCGCAGCCGCTTTTCTCACTGACAAGGAGAACAAGAACGCTCCTTTGCTCCAAAGCTTGAAACGGGATTGTCAGCCGCGAAAGCGGAACAAGAGCGGGTAG